One segment of Methylotuvimicrobium sp. KM2 DNA contains the following:
- the hypA gene encoding hydrogenase maturation nickel metallochaperone HypA, with protein sequence MHELSLCEDLLDQVKSLARQHQATKVASITVKIGVLSGVEPLLLQSAFEINRVDTIADGAVLIIERQAAQIVCEQCGIESEVPANRLYCPICQSRETRLTAGSEMILERLELDALA encoded by the coding sequence ATGCATGAACTGTCGCTATGCGAGGATTTGCTGGATCAGGTAAAAAGTCTGGCCCGGCAACATCAAGCGACAAAAGTTGCCAGCATCACGGTTAAAATCGGTGTTTTATCGGGTGTAGAGCCCTTATTGTTGCAAAGCGCTTTTGAAATCAATCGCGTTGATACCATAGCCGACGGCGCAGTTTTAATTATTGAACGACAAGCGGCACAAATCGTCTGTGAACAGTGCGGCATCGAGTCGGAGGTACCGGCTAATCGGCTCTATTGCCCAATCTGCCAAAGTCGGGAAACTCGGCTTACTGCCGGCAGCGAAATGATTCTCGAAAGGCTTGAACTGGATGCTTTGGCTTGA
- a CDS encoding FAD-dependent oxidoreductase, with the protein MKVVIIGSGFAGITFAEKLHTLNPDVRITVVTRESDGFYSRPLLSHGFSKDGIEQSIILKTFETIRQKAIEILTETEAEAIDRHHKIVNLAAGSIKTSIDYDILVLAQGSAAFIPPALMADRNNFYLLNSLADLKELRQIRQQLLSKNKPPHWAIIGGGLIGCEVASDLVVSGDKVTLFHAMDRLMERQLSNDDSAKLLKVLKDSGVNVLFNQSVTGIDKKGGEILVNSNNGGKFDVGLVSCGFKPRTELAAAAGLAVNRGIKVNSFMQTTDPAIFAIGDVAELPNGKLYAFILPIRGQAQWLAEYLVDEDIQPWIAPDFKPKSKVHGFVADNPKFF; encoded by the coding sequence ATGAAAGTCGTGATAATCGGATCGGGGTTTGCCGGCATAACCTTTGCCGAAAAACTACATACTTTAAATCCGGATGTTCGTATCACCGTGGTAACACGGGAAAGCGACGGCTTTTATTCTCGGCCGTTGCTTTCTCACGGCTTTAGCAAGGATGGTATAGAGCAGTCCATCATACTCAAAACTTTTGAGACTATTCGCCAAAAAGCGATTGAAATTCTAACAGAGACCGAAGCGGAAGCTATCGATCGCCACCATAAAATCGTCAATCTGGCAGCCGGATCAATTAAAACGAGTATAGACTATGATATTTTGGTCTTAGCCCAAGGCTCTGCAGCCTTCATTCCACCAGCCTTAATGGCCGATCGCAATAATTTTTATCTCCTTAACAGCCTTGCCGACCTCAAAGAATTACGTCAGATACGCCAACAGTTGTTGAGCAAGAATAAACCGCCTCATTGGGCGATTATCGGCGGCGGCTTAATCGGTTGCGAAGTGGCATCGGATTTAGTCGTTTCTGGGGATAAAGTCACTCTATTTCATGCCATGGATCGTCTAATGGAGCGTCAACTGAGCAATGACGACTCGGCAAAACTGCTTAAAGTGTTGAAAGATAGTGGAGTTAACGTTTTATTCAATCAATCTGTCACCGGCATCGACAAAAAAGGCGGTGAAATACTTGTTAATTCCAATAACGGCGGTAAATTTGATGTGGGTCTAGTCTCTTGTGGATTCAAGCCGAGAACTGAACTTGCTGCCGCAGCGGGACTGGCTGTCAATAGAGGAATCAAGGTGAATTCATTCATGCAAACCACCGATCCGGCCATCTTCGCAATCGGTGACGTCGCCGAACTACCTAACGGTAAACTATATGCCTTTATTTTGCCGATACGCGGGCAAGCACAATGGCTGGCTGAATACTTAGTCGATGAAGATATTCAACCTTGGATAGCCCCGGATTTTAAGCCCAAATCGAAGGTTCATGGTTTTGTCGCCGATAATCCAAAGTTTTTTTAA
- a CDS encoding HupE/UreJ family protein yields MNRKSINAIIGITALSAYGPAVQAHTFGAEGAGFAEGFIHPFIGVDHLLAMLAIGIWAVQLGHKALWRLPAAFVGTMSLAALLASYGPNLPLLEFAIAATVLFLGVFLLFSVRLPVVTGMLVAGLFASAHGYAHGLEMPQAGSPLFYGAGFIVATSLVHAIGITMAVLIKRHIWLTKAGGLAIATAGLYLTTVSI; encoded by the coding sequence ATGAATAGAAAGTCTATCAATGCAATTATCGGAATCACCGCGCTCTCCGCTTATGGTCCGGCGGTTCAAGCCCATACCTTCGGCGCGGAAGGCGCGGGTTTTGCCGAAGGATTCATCCACCCGTTCATAGGCGTCGATCATTTGCTGGCGATGTTGGCAATTGGCATTTGGGCCGTACAATTAGGTCATAAAGCTCTCTGGCGCTTGCCGGCCGCATTTGTCGGCACGATGAGCCTGGCGGCATTATTAGCCTCGTATGGTCCGAATCTGCCTTTGCTTGAGTTTGCCATAGCCGCAACGGTACTGTTTTTAGGCGTGTTTTTACTGTTTTCGGTGCGTTTACCCGTCGTCACCGGCATGCTGGTCGCCGGTTTATTCGCAAGCGCTCATGGCTACGCGCACGGACTGGAAATGCCGCAAGCCGGATCGCCTTTATTCTACGGCGCCGGTTTCATTGTTGCGACTTCACTGGTTCATGCGATCGGCATTACGATGGCCGTGCTAATTAAACGCCATATTTGGTTGACTAAAGCCGGAGGTCTAGCGATTGCAACCGCTGGACTTTATCTAACTACTGTCTCAATTTAA
- a CDS encoding HypC/HybG/HupF family hydrogenase formation chaperone: MCLAIPMQIASINGSRAVCSTKGIEREVSLFLLQDEPIAIGDYVLIHVGYAIQKISAEEARSTWELLDQMLTEDAEHA, from the coding sequence ATGTGCCTTGCCATTCCTATGCAAATTGCCTCTATTAACGGTAGTCGCGCTGTTTGTTCGACCAAAGGCATCGAGCGAGAAGTCAGTTTGTTTCTACTGCAGGATGAACCGATAGCCATCGGCGATTATGTTCTCATCCATGTCGGCTATGCAATCCAGAAAATCAGTGCGGAAGAAGCACGATCGACCTGGGAATTACTCGATCAAATGCTGACCGAGGATGCGGAGCATGCATGA
- a CDS encoding response regulator — translation MKILLVEDDAVLADGLAYTLSRSGYDVTCAPNGSYAEGALLAQDFDLLILDLGLPDMDGSEILWKLRMRKDTVPILILTARDGLNDRIDGLKRGADDYMVKPFDCRELESRVHALIRRSYCGFSKDIVVGRLTLDTLEHQVLVDEDPLILFQREYGVLETLMLQAGYVVSKDKIAQRLSTGGDELGDNAIEVYIHRLRKRLKPFEVNIRTIRGLGYLLENGKNT, via the coding sequence ATGAAAATCTTACTCGTAGAAGACGATGCCGTTCTGGCGGATGGATTGGCATATACCCTCTCCCGATCCGGTTATGATGTCACCTGTGCACCGAACGGTAGTTATGCGGAAGGCGCTTTGCTCGCGCAAGACTTTGACCTGTTGATACTGGATTTAGGATTGCCCGACATGGACGGCAGCGAAATCTTATGGAAATTGAGAATGCGCAAGGATACGGTTCCCATCTTGATTTTAACGGCTCGAGACGGGTTAAACGACAGAATCGATGGGCTTAAGCGCGGCGCGGATGATTACATGGTGAAACCATTCGATTGCCGAGAATTGGAATCACGCGTCCATGCTCTCATTCGTCGAAGTTACTGCGGTTTTAGTAAAGATATTGTGGTTGGTAGACTAACCCTCGACACCCTTGAGCACCAAGTTCTGGTCGACGAAGATCCGTTGATTTTGTTTCAGCGCGAATACGGTGTGCTCGAAACACTTATGTTACAGGCCGGATACGTAGTCAGTAAGGATAAAATCGCTCAACGTTTATCGACTGGCGGAGATGAACTAGGCGATAATGCCATAGAAGTCTATATACACCGTTTACGTAAACGTCTAAAGCCTTTCGAAGTTAATATCAGAACTATAAGAGGGCTAGGATATTTGCTGGAAAACGGCAAAAATACTTAA
- a CDS encoding PAS domain S-box protein, with amino-acid sequence MHSFIDGPVLSLIIASIENRTPSTPVIEAVNESAIALFGYQTQQLIDKPLDRLLSPSNPEEFWQEMLEKMPFEQTSISFQAELKDATDSPFPALISLCRLALSEADNVSRFALLIQKLGEKTQLDINLILMLRAVEQSASAVIITDPSGRIEYINPKFCEMTGYAKEELLGFNPKILQSGDTTAEQYLNMWQQLLSRGEWRGEIKNQKKNGEDYWAFESISTIKNSQGQITHVLAVEEDITERKHFEAALKESEERFRQMAEMTGEWLWEQDPNGYYIYSSNAVETIIGYTPEDVLGKHYTELLTPQDQTSFQTFSSVHKPFYSLLNHYRHKDGHEVIAESTGLPITDKQGNLIKWRGVDRDITARKHYEDALIESEKRTRLIIETALNAIIIMDSYGIITDWNQRAELVFGWSREEAIGQNVAGLIVPKRFRKSLNDELQTFLQTGKSSVLNKLTEQVALRKDGVEFPIELSVAPLKIGHAYEFSGFVHDITGRKAAERQIRMAQVNLAIAQNEMRIAQNIQASLLPSAPVISNQFKITGFCLPATQVGGDYFDYFYRDDTHLDMIIADVSGHAVGPALFMVSARSAIRAQAHWPASPAQTLNVLNDFLFAALNHSDYFITLFYLQYDTQTHHLRYANAGHPPPLLYRHARAQCEQLDTDGLIVGVREHVEFEEKRTVLAEGDCLLLYTDGLTEAENPQGDFFGTERLVDIFSQSTEYEPDTIIDNIVQQLKQFCQTEVFNDDITLMVFKRVNGEW; translated from the coding sequence ATGCATTCGTTTATCGACGGCCCGGTTTTAAGCTTGATCATCGCCAGTATTGAAAACCGGACACCTTCGACACCAGTTATCGAAGCAGTCAACGAAAGCGCAATCGCGCTTTTCGGTTATCAAACGCAACAGCTAATCGATAAACCTCTCGACAGACTACTATCACCGTCTAATCCTGAGGAATTTTGGCAAGAAATGCTGGAGAAAATGCCTTTCGAGCAAACCAGCATCAGTTTTCAAGCCGAACTGAAGGATGCAACCGATTCTCCATTTCCCGCATTGATTTCATTATGCCGTCTTGCTTTAAGCGAAGCCGATAATGTAAGCCGATTTGCCTTGCTGATTCAAAAACTTGGTGAAAAAACTCAGCTCGACATCAACCTTATTTTAATGCTCAGAGCCGTTGAGCAAAGCGCTAGCGCAGTTATTATCACTGACCCTTCCGGACGCATCGAATACATTAATCCGAAATTCTGTGAAATGACCGGATACGCTAAGGAAGAGCTACTCGGTTTTAACCCGAAAATTTTGCAATCGGGCGATACGACTGCCGAGCAGTATCTAAACATGTGGCAACAACTGTTAAGTCGGGGCGAATGGCGCGGAGAAATTAAAAATCAAAAGAAAAACGGTGAAGATTACTGGGCGTTTGAAAGCATCAGTACCATAAAAAACAGCCAAGGCCAAATTACCCACGTTCTTGCTGTCGAAGAAGATATCACCGAACGCAAGCATTTTGAAGCGGCACTTAAGGAAAGCGAGGAACGCTTTCGGCAAATGGCCGAAATGACCGGAGAATGGCTGTGGGAGCAAGATCCGAACGGTTATTACATTTATAGCAGTAATGCGGTCGAGACCATCATTGGCTATACCCCTGAAGACGTCCTAGGAAAGCACTATACGGAGCTGTTGACACCTCAAGATCAAACCAGCTTTCAGACTTTTTCTTCGGTACATAAACCTTTCTATTCGCTACTGAATCATTATCGACATAAAGACGGACACGAAGTAATCGCCGAATCTACCGGATTACCGATTACCGACAAGCAAGGTAATTTGATTAAATGGCGCGGCGTGGACAGGGATATCACGGCACGTAAACATTATGAAGACGCATTAATAGAAAGTGAGAAAAGAACAAGACTAATTATAGAAACCGCCCTCAATGCCATTATCATCATGGATTCTTACGGCATCATTACCGATTGGAACCAACGGGCCGAACTCGTGTTCGGTTGGTCGCGCGAGGAAGCAATAGGTCAAAATGTCGCCGGGTTGATTGTTCCTAAACGTTTTCGTAAATCGCTGAACGACGAACTGCAAACCTTTTTGCAAACCGGCAAAAGTTCGGTTTTAAATAAACTGACCGAACAGGTCGCTTTACGCAAGGATGGCGTTGAGTTTCCTATCGAACTCAGTGTTGCGCCGCTAAAAATCGGCCATGCTTACGAATTCAGCGGATTTGTGCATGACATTACCGGGAGAAAAGCCGCTGAACGCCAAATACGCATGGCCCAGGTTAATTTGGCCATTGCACAGAACGAAATGAGAATTGCTCAGAACATACAAGCATCCTTACTTCCCTCCGCACCGGTTATATCGAACCAGTTCAAGATCACCGGGTTTTGCCTGCCTGCCACGCAAGTCGGGGGCGATTATTTCGATTATTTTTACCGTGACGACACTCATCTCGACATGATCATTGCCGACGTTTCCGGTCATGCCGTGGGACCTGCTTTATTCATGGTTTCGGCAAGAAGCGCCATTAGAGCGCAAGCGCATTGGCCGGCCTCGCCGGCGCAAACGCTCAATGTGCTAAACGACTTTCTGTTTGCCGCTCTCAACCATTCCGACTATTTCATCACCTTGTTTTACCTGCAATACGATACGCAAACTCACCACCTAAGGTATGCCAATGCCGGGCACCCGCCCCCACTTCTTTACCGTCATGCACGAGCTCAATGCGAGCAACTCGATACGGATGGACTCATCGTTGGCGTTCGGGAACATGTCGAATTCGAGGAAAAAAGAACTGTATTGGCCGAAGGCGATTGTTTGCTTCTTTACACGGACGGTTTGACCGAGGCGGAAAACCCCCAAGGCGACTTCTTCGGTACAGAACGGCTCGTGGATATTTTTTCTCAATCCACTGAGTACGAACCGGACACTATCATCGATAATATTGTTCAACAGCTCAAACAATTTTGCCAAACTGAGGTTTTTAATGACGATATTACGCTAATGGTGTTTAAGAGGGTGAATGGTGAATGGTGA
- a CDS encoding protein kinase gives METSLSHFVQVLNSFREGETTFGDLSKQMRQLLSEHPEQSGELRKLLDDCFEQGYLPPQIHQGLIAQTTLSLHNDDETRISTSSHEQDETIVRPTTKTNTSKPDEIIQPNVDFEKTRLTDHFESTAQRAAVSSVDITSGQTINTTRGTRYAGTSEFNSAETEKIGIGSVLKDRFILEELLGSGGMGVVYKALDLRKQEAQDKSPYVALKILNDEFKDNPTSYIALQRETRKAQTLAHPNIITVYDFDRDQSHIFMSMEVLTGQSLKDYINKVIPNGMPFKKAWHIIKGMCLALAYAHKNGIIHSDFKPGNVSILENGEVKVLDFGIACAVSRPDKDQDETIFDARRDLGALTPAYASLEMFSNKEPDPSDDVYALACVIYEVLTGKHPYGKLSALKAHELNLRPKAVPGLSRRQWKGLQRALALERKDRTPSAKQLITDLQPRSPLPIILGTMAIIAIAITTGGYIKLSQETDPLQDKIIELTPKQQLKVKDLLELAEIHFEVGYLTAPTGSNALWSYRQALEIDPYNKEAKNGLKKIADILAEQAQQLYAEGKYDESLSKIEEGLEAIPKHDELLALKKKILH, from the coding sequence ATGGAAACCTCACTAAGCCACTTTGTTCAGGTATTAAATTCTTTTCGCGAAGGTGAAACAACCTTCGGCGATTTGTCGAAACAAATGCGTCAACTGCTTAGCGAACATCCCGAACAATCCGGCGAACTGCGCAAATTACTGGATGACTGCTTTGAACAGGGCTATTTACCACCGCAAATTCACCAAGGCTTAATCGCACAAACAACCCTATCTCTGCATAATGACGACGAAACACGAATAAGCACGTCCTCTCACGAGCAAGATGAAACCATTGTTAGGCCAACAACAAAAACCAATACTTCAAAACCGGACGAAATCATTCAACCGAATGTTGACTTCGAGAAAACCCGGTTGACTGATCACTTCGAATCCACAGCCCAAAGGGCTGCGGTTAGTTCGGTTGATATAACATCCGGACAAACGATTAATACGACTCGCGGCACTAGATATGCCGGAACATCGGAATTTAACTCAGCCGAAACTGAAAAAATCGGTATCGGCTCGGTGCTAAAAGACCGTTTCATACTCGAAGAGTTGCTCGGTAGCGGTGGCATGGGCGTCGTTTATAAAGCGCTGGATTTACGCAAACAGGAAGCTCAAGATAAGTCTCCTTATGTGGCATTGAAAATTTTAAACGACGAATTCAAGGATAATCCGACCTCTTATATTGCCCTTCAGCGGGAAACTAGAAAAGCTCAAACACTGGCTCATCCGAATATCATTACCGTCTATGACTTCGATAGAGACCAATCACATATTTTTATGTCGATGGAAGTATTGACCGGCCAATCACTAAAAGACTACATCAATAAAGTCATTCCTAACGGCATGCCTTTCAAAAAGGCCTGGCACATTATCAAAGGCATGTGTTTGGCTTTGGCTTATGCGCATAAAAACGGCATTATCCATTCCGACTTTAAACCTGGCAATGTTTCGATATTAGAAAACGGCGAAGTCAAGGTGCTCGATTTTGGTATCGCCTGTGCGGTCAGTCGTCCCGATAAAGACCAAGACGAAACCATTTTCGATGCTCGTAGGGATTTAGGTGCATTGACGCCGGCTTATGCCAGCCTGGAAATGTTTTCTAATAAAGAGCCCGACCCTAGCGATGATGTTTACGCGCTTGCTTGCGTCATCTATGAAGTTTTGACTGGAAAGCATCCTTACGGAAAATTATCGGCACTCAAGGCCCATGAGCTTAATTTACGGCCTAAAGCGGTGCCTGGACTAAGTCGTAGGCAGTGGAAAGGTTTGCAACGCGCCTTGGCCTTGGAAAGAAAGGACCGCACTCCCTCGGCCAAGCAGCTTATCACCGATTTGCAGCCACGATCACCCCTGCCGATTATTCTGGGTACAATGGCTATAATAGCCATTGCCATTACGACCGGAGGCTATATTAAACTATCGCAGGAAACCGACCCGCTTCAAGATAAAATTATTGAGCTAACGCCGAAGCAACAACTTAAGGTCAAAGACTTATTGGAACTGGCCGAGATTCATTTTGAAGTCGGTTATCTGACCGCCCCAACCGGCAGTAATGCTTTATGGTCGTATCGACAAGCGCTTGAAATCGACCCTTATAATAAAGAAGCCAAAAATGGTTTAAAGAAGATTGCCGATATCCTGGCAGAACAAGCCCAGCAATTATATGCTGAAGGAAAATACGATGAAAGCCTAAGCAAAATTGAAGAAGGGCTCGAAGCAATACCGAAGCATGACGAATTATTGGCTTTGAAGAAAAAAATCTTACATTAA
- a CDS encoding rubredoxin has protein sequence MADYKKYQCLECGHIYDEQLGDPDSGITPGTRWEDIPDDWVCPECGAEKSAFEPL, from the coding sequence ATGGCAGATTATAAAAAATATCAATGTTTAGAATGCGGACATATTTACGACGAGCAATTAGGCGATCCGGATAGCGGAATCACCCCAGGTACTCGTTGGGAAGATATTCCTGATGATTGGGTTTGCCCTGAGTGCGGAGCTGAAAAAAGCGCTTTCGAACCCCTTTAA
- a CDS encoding SulP family inorganic anion transporter produces the protein MSTIQKHIQEGSGGSGKKTDAQTSQPTSILQRLKEFNTFWDSRFEDLTRETWLKTTYRDFSAGLIVALTAIPMAMGFAMAMGLRPEQGIIAGALACIIGRTWGGSKYQVYGPTAAFIPIIAALMAKYGEAGGGTFAEAHGFLVLVSVIAGIILMLMGIFGLGKYAKLVPNSIVVGFTAGIAVAIALTNVESILGIESFKDLLGEDEDLKGGLLHNLSAAYDNIDKVNLWSVTLGIMTFVLTKFLLRISIFIPAPLIAIGVSTLLAATVMADKGIIIVRDIYGTIPNNFFVFTPPILPAMDLGVAVDILYFVAAIVFVSGIESLLCSSMADRLADNRKTPFNPNKEFWGQGLVQIITPMVNGFPCTGALARTATSIKAGAVTPLAGYFKGFLKLTLAYYIAEYLELVPMACIGGILLWVATNMIKPSEIKEVMNHNKFHAGLMIFTAVMVPVTDFLTGVLSALVLYFVARKYFDKPHTEAEPIAKPAEHEELQAAVTPLGSFNSITVPLAMTEEDTGLLRYAAHLAKLGIGKEFNFVHVITPHDKHRKDNSPKALKKGMTEEVKNYFDGALKSIKVNYQTMEGTSRMDELVQFTLAAKSDLILLGHRKSRTGQRSLSRRLAMITSCSVWMVPEDCGSGISRIVAPIDFSQPSADSLSHATALAKVNQISECMALHVFFDPSVIRYEEHDDIVFGEEEATFEDFLNRVNTHGVIVKPAFEESSNTAHAILRKAEEYGADLIVISTRGRSQAATILLGSVTSQVIAEAQIPVLAIKHFGDQMSIMEALLASRFWERPDPKTN, from the coding sequence ATGAGTACTATTCAAAAACATATTCAAGAAGGATCCGGCGGCTCCGGTAAAAAAACTGACGCACAAACCAGTCAACCGACATCGATTTTGCAGCGCCTGAAGGAATTCAACACCTTCTGGGATAGCCGTTTCGAAGATTTAACCCGCGAGACCTGGTTGAAAACCACCTATCGCGATTTCAGCGCAGGACTCATCGTTGCGTTGACCGCAATCCCAATGGCAATGGGCTTCGCAATGGCGATGGGGCTGCGGCCGGAACAAGGTATCATCGCCGGCGCCCTGGCCTGTATCATCGGCCGGACCTGGGGCGGTTCTAAGTATCAAGTTTACGGGCCGACCGCCGCCTTCATTCCGATCATTGCCGCCCTAATGGCTAAGTACGGCGAAGCAGGCGGCGGCACATTCGCCGAGGCGCACGGCTTTTTGGTTTTAGTCTCGGTGATCGCCGGTATCATTTTAATGCTGATGGGCATTTTCGGGCTCGGCAAATATGCCAAGCTGGTCCCCAATTCCATCGTCGTCGGCTTTACGGCGGGGATTGCCGTCGCGATTGCATTGACCAATGTCGAATCGATACTCGGCATCGAAAGTTTTAAGGACCTCTTGGGCGAAGACGAGGACCTCAAGGGTGGATTACTGCATAACCTATCGGCGGCCTATGACAATATCGATAAAGTCAATCTTTGGTCGGTCACGTTGGGCATCATGACCTTTGTGCTAACGAAGTTTCTACTGCGCATTTCGATCTTCATTCCGGCTCCGCTGATTGCCATCGGGGTTTCGACCTTATTGGCGGCAACCGTGATGGCCGACAAAGGCATTATCATCGTGCGCGATATCTACGGCACGATTCCGAATAATTTTTTCGTATTCACGCCTCCGATATTACCGGCAATGGATTTAGGCGTTGCCGTCGATATTCTGTATTTCGTCGCGGCGATCGTTTTCGTGTCCGGTATTGAAAGCTTGTTATGTTCATCGATGGCCGACCGGCTCGCCGACAATCGCAAAACACCATTCAACCCAAACAAGGAGTTTTGGGGGCAAGGTTTGGTGCAAATAATCACACCGATGGTCAACGGCTTTCCATGCACCGGCGCGTTGGCGCGCACCGCGACCAGCATCAAAGCGGGCGCGGTAACGCCTTTGGCGGGTTACTTCAAAGGCTTCTTGAAATTAACCTTGGCTTATTACATCGCCGAATATCTGGAATTAGTGCCGATGGCGTGTATTGGCGGTATTTTGCTATGGGTCGCGACTAATATGATCAAGCCTTCCGAGATAAAGGAAGTCATGAATCACAATAAATTTCATGCCGGCTTGATGATTTTTACGGCCGTCATGGTTCCCGTCACCGATTTTTTGACCGGAGTATTGTCGGCATTGGTACTCTATTTTGTCGCCCGCAAATATTTCGACAAGCCGCATACGGAAGCTGAGCCAATCGCAAAACCCGCTGAGCACGAAGAATTACAAGCCGCCGTAACGCCCCTCGGCAGTTTCAACAGCATTACCGTGCCATTGGCGATGACCGAAGAAGATACAGGTCTATTAAGATATGCAGCCCATCTCGCTAAACTGGGTATCGGCAAGGAGTTTAACTTCGTCCACGTCATCACGCCGCACGATAAACATCGCAAAGACAATTCACCGAAAGCGCTGAAGAAAGGCATGACCGAAGAAGTGAAAAATTATTTCGACGGCGCACTCAAGTCGATCAAAGTCAATTATCAGACCATGGAAGGAACGAGCCGCATGGACGAGTTGGTGCAATTCACCTTAGCCGCCAAGTCCGATTTAATTTTGCTGGGACACCGGAAAAGCAGAACCGGACAACGTTCTTTGTCTAGACGTCTGGCGATGATCACTAGCTGCTCGGTATGGATGGTGCCTGAGGACTGCGGCTCCGGCATTAGCCGTATAGTCGCTCCGATCGATTTTTCACAACCTTCAGCCGATAGCTTAAGCCACGCGACCGCGCTTGCGAAAGTCAATCAAATATCCGAATGCATGGCTTTGCATGTATTTTTCGACCCATCGGTGATTCGCTACGAAGAGCACGACGACATCGTTTTCGGAGAGGAAGAAGCGACTTTCGAAGACTTCCTCAACCGGGTAAACACTCACGGTGTGATCGTTAAACCTGCATTCGAAGAAAGTAGCAATACCGCTCATGCGATTTTACGCAAAGCGGAGGAATACGGCGCCGACCTGATTGTAATCAGTACGCGCGGTCGCAGTCAGGCGGCAACGATTCTCTTGGGTAGCGTAACCTCGCAGGTCATTGCCGAAGCTCAAATACCGGTACTCGCGATCAAGCATTTCGGCGATCAAATGAGCATCATGGAAGCTTTATTGGCCAGCCGATTCTGGGAACGGCCGGACCCTAAAACCAACTAA
- the hypE gene encoding hydrogenase expression/formation protein HypE — MITEHSFSDTYITLAHGNGGRFMRELIEHLFAKYLDNAWLDTRADAAAMPFDESDGELMITTDGFTVDPLEFPGGNIGSLAIHGTVNDLAVAGAMPRYLSLNAFIEEGMEIAVLDRLIRSMAEACRECGVDIVAGDTKVLRRGQGGGVYFAVTGVGKRSPLVNLSIDHIQAGDCILLSGTAGDHGCSVLLAREQFGLSGTLQSDAASVFPVTRALLDLPGLRFMRDPTRGGIATVAHEIASAIAGTVKLVESAIPINEQVKTVAEILGYDPYYLACEGRVMAVVGAGDAEEALKRMRGAGCNEAAIIGEVQTGRTQVILETALGGERILEELEDDPLPRIC, encoded by the coding sequence ATGATAACAGAACATTCATTTTCCGATACCTACATTACGCTTGCACATGGTAATGGCGGACGTTTCATGCGCGAATTGATCGAGCATTTATTCGCCAAATATCTCGATAATGCCTGGCTCGATACCCGTGCCGACGCGGCTGCCATGCCTTTCGACGAATCGGATGGCGAATTGATGATTACGACGGACGGTTTTACGGTCGATCCATTAGAATTTCCCGGCGGTAATATCGGTAGCCTGGCTATCCATGGAACAGTGAACGATTTGGCTGTGGCGGGCGCAATGCCGCGTTACTTGAGTCTCAATGCATTTATCGAAGAAGGCATGGAGATAGCCGTGCTTGATCGACTCATTCGCAGTATGGCTGAAGCATGCCGAGAATGCGGTGTTGATATCGTAGCCGGCGATACCAAAGTATTACGCCGGGGGCAGGGCGGCGGTGTTTATTTTGCCGTGACCGGTGTCGGTAAGCGATCCCCTTTGGTCAATCTGAGTATTGATCATATCCAGGCCGGCGATTGCATTTTGCTTAGCGGAACTGCAGGCGATCATGGTTGCTCTGTGTTGTTGGCCCGCGAGCAATTCGGCTTGAGTGGAACATTACAATCCGACGCAGCGAGTGTTTTCCCTGTGACTCGTGCATTGTTGGATCTGCCCGGGTTACGATTTATGCGCGATCCGACCCGAGGCGGAATTGCGACTGTCGCGCACGAAATTGCCTCGGCTATCGCAGGCACGGTCAAACTGGTCGAATCGGCAATACCGATTAACGAGCAAGTCAAAACCGTTGCGGAAATTCTAGGTTACGACCCTTATTATTTAGCCTGCGAAGGGCGGGTAATGGCCGTAGTTGGTGCCGGCGATGCCGAAGAAGCCCTTAAACGAATGCGCGGCGCGGGTTGTAACGAAGCGGCGATTATCGGCGAAGTTCAAACCGGGAGGACCCAGGTGATTTTGGAGACCGCGTTAGGCGGAGAGCGAATATTAGAGGAACTTGAAGACGACCCGCTGCCACGGATATGTTAG